GTCTCGATATCCGCTTGAATGGCTTTTCTTCGACGTTGAGGAGGCGCGACTTGTGGAGAGCATCTGTGGTCAGCGAAGTTAGCATGCTGAATTTGAGACAGAAATGGCTTTCGAGCGCATTTCTTACCCTCTTCTGGTTGCTCCAAATACCCATATGATGCCATATTGTGATTCACGGAATTCGAAAACAATACCGGTTCTTGATAGCGGACTTCTAACCGCTTGTGCAGGGCTGCGAAGTGGCCGACCTGATCGTCCGGAGCAAAAGCGGCGAGCGGTCTGGGCTTCCACCCCAGGGCGGAACGCTACCgaagtacttgtacaagtGCTATTGAATTTTAACTCGGCATTGCTAAATCACCATACAAGAGAATACTACAGTATATTGCAAAATCAGCTTCATACTCGGATACTCTCTTCTAGAACATATTTGGTTCATTTCGGGAAAAAAATATTGATCCAGAAATGTATCTGTCTGGGCCATTTCAAAATTCACTATTATCCACAGCTGACTGTTTACTTAGAAAATTGGCCTTGGGGGTAGATTTTACATGCAGCAGCTAGTGCTCTAGGAGCTCACTCTGCTTATCATTGTTCTGCTTCCCCGTGCAAGATGGCTTATTGGATGGAAAACTAACATACGAGGTCACTAATATCAGGTGATTAGGCAGCACTACTCGTTACATTGAGGCAATGACCTCTAGTCTCCACCGTGTATATAACACCTGGTAATCTCAACCTCTCGATCCATGGGATAGAACCACGTGTAGCCTTCCGCCAGCCAGATTTTGATGAACATCTGAATACTCCACCCAGAGAACCACAACCAGACCGGCTAGGGTTTATCCCATTAACTGTCTGGGATAAGGAAAGGATATACGAAGCCAGCGATCTGTGTTTACTACCTGATTGAGTGGAAAATCACTCTTATTAATAGGGTAGTTGCAAGGGCCACGGAGCCAGATCTGGTGGTGCCTCCCAGCACGTACTGGAAAAGAAATTTTCATAAGGGAAGACTGAGGGCGTTCGACGCCGGAGCATATCTCAGAACCAATGGGTTCGGTTAGACAATGTCTGTGTCATGGCTTCAATTGATGATCATTCGCAGCATGACCTGCACCAGCAGTTTGAGACAACTGACGTTGATTTCCGATTATAGAGAAGCAGCATAATTTTCCGTATCGAAAATGACTAATGGGAGCACCCGAGTCAAAGATATAGGGACCGAGGTTAAAGTGCCTTAGAGACACTGGATGTCGAATGCATCATGGATGCTTTTCATGGAGGAAGGAAGTGGCCTGCATGGACGATGCAGGGCAATGCCGTGATTGCAGGACATCGTAGTACCAGATGGTGACAGTGCATGAGTAAATACATAGGATACCAATCAAGATTCTCATCAAACGAATTTGAGAAAGGGTGGCGTAAACGTAGTTTCCAGGTGACGGTCCTGGATGACAATTGCAGTTGCAATTCTCAGACTTTGCCTGAGCTCATGACACTCAACTTCCTGATACAGTAGAAAGGGAATCTAACCTGAGCGCAAGCCATTTATATATCCTGAGGTTATGTTCGGAGAGTGTGGGCTGTATAAACGGCTTTGTGTGTGCAATCGATACAGTCTCCGGAAACCCTATCCATAGGGCTCCGTGTTGGATGTATTCTGGTAAGAAAAGGACTTGAGACTCCAGATAGGTACAAAATGCCAAAGTATCGCATTGGCAATGTGGACCACCTACTTGGAAGTTGGCGATGGATGAAGATGCTTAAATGGTACGTAGCAGCAGGAATCTAATGATCTATTCACCGCCTTCTTAATATATATCTATCGATTCAAAATTCTAACATAATACATCCAGAGAGGGCTAAAATGCTCTACTACATACAAATGCGGGATAAGATACCCGCACAAATTATCAGCCAATAGAAACGTTCTTCGTGTGCACAATACCTCGCTTACGAAAGTGCATAAAGACATGCACATAACTATGAAGTCCAAGTCACATGATATTACCAGTTTTGGATTAATCTCTAATGGCGCGGATAAAGCTTTTACCACGTCTTCGGCATTTCTGATATTCGCCTTGATAGAGTCCAACGCTTGATGGAAAGGAATAAAGAGTCACGACCTCCATTGAGTAATAAGAGCAGAAGCCAACATGGCATCGCCATTAATATGAATCAAACAATTCCGTACTGCGGAATTCGGCACTGCACCGCTACGGCTTCGGACGTCCGATGAGGAGCTTGACTGCCGACCCATAGGTTCCCAATATAGCTGATCCGAACTTCTCCCTGGTGATGGCGCGGCAGATGCTGCTTCGTAAAATGATCAAATCTCCGAGCCCATCGGCAGAGTTTCCGACGCATGATAACGGACGGACCGTCGTTGGTTGGCGCATAATACGGAGTATGGCTTCGGTCAAAGACAAACGTCACTGACACACAGGGATCAGCGAGTTGCTGGCGTGAAAAGTTTTCCTTTCTTGAGATTTGAAATAATCAGGGATTCCTACTTCTTTATATTGACCATTCTTGTCAAATGTGTTGCGCAGTGTTGCGGATCAAGTGGGTTTAAACTGATATTTGGCCCGGAGAAACACGCCCGGAGACCTCGCGATACAGTTGACATTTTGTGGTTTAAACTTTGAAGCAAGATGAACCGACAACAGCAAGCTGCCGAGCGGTCTCTCCATGACCAGACAAACATATTGCCGTTTCGCAAGTTAATCATCGTCTTTTCTGGTCTCGCAATCTCGCTACTCGTCACTTTCGTGGACCAGAATGGAATCAGTGTCACCCTCCCGACTGTTGCCAACGATCTCAATGCACAGAATTCCATATCCTGGGCCGGTACATCGTCCCTAATTGCCAACACGATGTTCACGGTACTTTATGGTCGCCTCTCAGACATATTTGGTCGCAAAATCGTATATTTATGCGCGTTAGCTCTACTCTGCATTGCGGACTTGCTATGTGGTCTTTCGCAAAATGCTGCCATGTTCTATGTCTTCCGTGGAGTAGCTGGAATTGCTGGCGGTGGCGTTACGTCTCTGACCATGATCATTGTATCGGACGTCGTCACTCTTCAAGAGCGTGGCAAGTATCAGGGCATCCTAGGTGGTGCGCTCGGACTTGGGAATGTGATAGGCCCTTTTATAGCGGCCGCATTCATCATGAGATCGACATGGCGCGGATTCTTCTGGCTTATCTCCCCACTGTCAGCACTCTCGATGGTTGTCGGATATCTTCTCATTCCAAACAATGCTCGGAAGGATGGCTTCAAAAAAAGCTTGGGCAGGATTGATTTCTATGGTATCCTTGCGTCTTCGATTGCGGTTATCTTTATATTGCTTCCCATTTCTGGGGGTGGTTCTTACTTCAACTGGGACTCTGCTATGGTCATTAGCATGCTGACGATTGGTGGCTGCTCCCTTATTGCATTCATCTTCATTGAATGGAAAGTAGCCATGCTACCTATGCTTCCCAGTACGTCCCTCAAACTCTTGATATATGTCTGTACTAACTGTCGATAGTTGTGTTCTTCAAAAACAAGGTGATCTGCGCACTTTTCCTGCAAAGCTTTCTTCTGGGAGCAGTTTACCAAGCCTATCTTTACTATCTGCCACTTTACTATCAGAACGCACGAGGATGGACGCCGATTGTTTCTGCTGCCCTAACGGCACCTATGGTCGCCTGCCAATCGATTGCCTCCATTGCGTCAGGTCAATATATTTCACGACTTCAGCGTTATGGCGAGGTGATTTGGTGTGGTTTCGGTCTATGGACATTGTAAGTCATTCAGAAGGAGTCCTTTCACTGACCGTGCTAATCGTTCCACAGAGGAGCTGGGTTGATGCTGCTTTTCGACCGTACAACTAATCCCGGTGTCATCGCTGTTATTGTTGGAATTGCTGGAGTCGGGGTTGGATTCACATTTCAACCGACCATGATCGCCTTCCAAGCACACGCTACGAAATCACAACGCGCCGTTGTTATCTCAGACCGCAACTACTTCCGTTGTTTGGGGGGCGCATGTGGACTGGCCGTTTCGGCTGCTATCTTACAGGCTACACTGAAGACCAATCTGCCAGATGGATACCAGCATCTAGCCCATTCTACATACAGTCTGCCATCAAAGTCCAGCATTCCGGAAGCAGATTGGGAGAATATCCTTACAGCGTATGCAAAGGCTTCTCATGCGGTATTCATTCTACAGGTTCCCCTTATCGGATTGGCTTTTATTGCTTGCATGTTCATTCGGGACCGGGGCTTGGAGAGACCGAAGGATCCTCACGAGGAGGAGGCTATCaaagaacagcagcaacaacaaagTCAAGAGAAGTCCGACGCCCAGGATCTATCCGGGCAGGCGCCCGACACTGAGACGACTGAAGAACGGTCAACCTCAGGGCATAACGAGCCTGAGGGAATGCCCTCAGTTGATTCAAAGGATCCAGCTCGGTCACCTTGTTGAATTACAGCATTCGGTATTATTCTCTCCTTCCAAAGATCGCTGATTGAATTAGCGGCGTTTCCAACAATGTATCTAATAGAATTACACATAATAATTCTGTAATGCAAATAGAAGTCAGATGTATAGGGAGTTCAGCTCAATACATACTGTAAACGCCCCTCTTTGGACTcgacaaaaagaaaggaataaGGTACAACGGCTACAGCCGATATTTCTTGGCATTCATTTTCCGGCAATCCCAACGTTTCGGCGCCTCCGTCAGTCCAACTCCGACGTTCGGACAGCGTACAGATCACGCCCCATTGCTAAATGACAAGCAATGAATATGTTTTGCCATGGATATCCACGCGATATCAACACATGAGCCATCCCTATCGCCATCCAGAGACTACAATCCCCGGAAGCGAGGTAGGACGGCTTGCACGCGGTGCAAGTTGAGAAAGCAGAAAGTAAGTGTACCGGACAGACTTACAAAGTGCAGCTATTAATGGATGACAGTGTGACAATGAATACCCGGTTTGCTCTAATTGCCAGAAAGCGGGCACGTCGTGTGACAAATCTACTGTGCGGCAAGAAAATGGACAGCAGAACGAGTTAGTCACGTCTTCTGCATTTATCTTAGAGTGTCTGGACTAATGTGTAACAGGTACATCCGCTCTTTGGAAGACCGTATTGCATTTCTCCAATCTGAGCTGGAGGCTAGACCAGCAAGAAGTGACCCTGGCAGCAATGTCGCTCAATCCACCCCAACTACTTTCCAGTCCTCCGAAAACCAAAATACGGCCCAGAGACCATCAACAACTGGCATCGACAATAATGCTGTTGGAGAGCTTGTCGGGTTTCTCGCATTGAACTCGGAGGCTCCGGCCTATATAGGCTCTAGCTCGGGGCTTCCACTTGCTTCGAATCTTGGAGAGATGGTTCAGGCGACTGTGTGGAATCAGTTTCTCAATCCATCGCGGACCCAACAAACTCTCGTAGGTCATAATTTTAGGCCGAATTCGAGTcataggacactggatccgATCGCCCAGCCTTCAAACGCAAATGGCCATCTCGGACAAGGGAGGACTGAAGAGCTGCTGAAAGGCGCAGAACCTCCGAATGATGAAATGGGATACAAGGTTTTGCAGGCAT
This sequence is a window from Aspergillus chevalieri M1 DNA, chromosome 5, nearly complete sequence. Protein-coding genes within it:
- a CDS encoding putative MFS transporter (COG:G;~EggNog:ENOG410PIWG;~InterPro:IPR020846,IPR011701,IPR036259;~PFAM:PF07690,PF06609;~TransMembrane:14 (i21-41o61-79i91-111o117-138i150-174o180-200i221-242o248-266i286-307o319-341i353-371o377-402i423-441o480-502i);~go_function: GO:0022857 - transmembrane transporter activity [Evidence IEA];~go_process: GO:0055085 - transmembrane transport [Evidence IEA]) — protein: MNRQQQAAERSLHDQTNILPFRKLIIVFSGLAISLLVTFVDQNGISVTLPTVANDLNAQNSISWAGTSSLIANTMFTVLYGRLSDIFGRKIVYLCALALLCIADLLCGLSQNAAMFYVFRGVAGIAGGGVTSLTMIIVSDVVTLQERGKYQGILGGALGLGNVIGPFIAAAFIMRSTWRGFFWLISPLSALSMVVGYLLIPNNARKDGFKKSLGRIDFYGILASSIAVIFILLPISGGGSYFNWDSAMVISMLTIGGCSLIAFIFIEWKVAMLPMLPIVFFKNKVICALFLQSFLLGAVYQAYLYYLPLYYQNARGWTPIVSAALTAPMVACQSIASIASGQYISRLQRYGEVIWCGFGLWTLGAGLMLLFDRTTNPGVIAVIVGIAGVGVGFTFQPTMIAFQAHATKSQRAVVISDRNYFRCLGGACGLAVSAAILQATLKTNLPDGYQHLAHSTYSLPSKSSIPEADWENILTAYAKASHAVFILQVPLIGLAFIACMFIRDRGLERPKDPHEEEAIKEQQQQQSQEKSDAQDLSGQAPDTETTEERSTSGHNEPEGMPSVDSKDPARSPC